A single genomic interval of Lentimicrobium saccharophilum harbors:
- a CDS encoding endonuclease/exonuclease/phosphatase family protein: MNLQPLRVSLALGILMSGLLFVIQACAQDKKFLATSIAFYNVENLFDTIDDPNTNDAEFLPAGINRWTSQRYQAKLSNMARVIAGIGSELVAGGPAIIGLSEIENRLVMEDLIKTPPLKELGYEIVHFDSPDRRGIDVGLLYKPSVFKVIHATSNRLFMPGRPDFFSRDQLVVTGELHGDLISVIVNHWPSRRSGPEYREEAARLSRQLTDSLMKQHRQAKIFVMGDLNDDPTDRSVAKVLGAKGKAEDVRKGDLFNPMWQLFRDGIGSLAYRDAWNLFDQIIISEAVLNANKGWKFYKAKIYNEKFLIQKEGPYAGYPFRTFAGGAYAGGYSDHFPVYLFLLKEK, from the coding sequence ATGAATCTACAGCCCCTTCGTGTCAGTCTGGCTCTGGGAATCCTGATGTCCGGACTCCTTTTTGTCATTCAGGCTTGTGCCCAGGATAAAAAGTTTCTGGCTACATCCATCGCATTTTATAATGTTGAGAATCTTTTTGATACCATAGATGATCCTAACACAAATGATGCGGAGTTTCTTCCAGCCGGTATCAACCGTTGGACCAGCCAACGCTATCAGGCAAAACTTTCGAATATGGCCAGGGTAATAGCCGGCATCGGAAGTGAACTGGTGGCAGGAGGCCCGGCTATCATAGGCCTTTCCGAAATTGAGAATCGGCTCGTAATGGAAGACCTGATCAAAACACCTCCCTTAAAGGAGCTGGGATATGAAATTGTGCATTTTGATTCTCCTGACAGGCGGGGAATAGATGTAGGACTTCTTTACAAGCCTTCTGTATTCAAGGTTATTCATGCCACCTCCAACCGTCTTTTTATGCCGGGTCGTCCCGATTTTTTCAGCCGCGACCAGCTGGTGGTAACAGGTGAACTTCATGGCGATCTGATCAGTGTAATTGTCAATCACTGGCCATCACGCCGCAGCGGCCCCGAATATCGCGAAGAAGCTGCAAGACTCAGCAGGCAGCTGACCGACTCCCTGATGAAACAGCACCGGCAAGCCAAAATCTTTGTGATGGGCGATCTGAATGATGACCCGACCGACCGTAGTGTAGCCAAAGTCCTCGGCGCCAAAGGCAAAGCGGAAGATGTCAGAAAGGGAGATCTTTTCAATCCTATGTGGCAGCTTTTCCGTGATGGTATCGGTTCACTGGCATACCGTGATGCGTGGAACCTGTTCGACCAGATTATCATTTCCGAAGCTGTGCTCAATGCCAATAAAGGGTGGAAATTTTATAAGGCAAAGATTTATAATGAAAAATTTCTGATCCAGAAAGAAGGCCCTTATGCCGGTTACCCATTCCGCACTTTTGCGGGCGGGGCCTATGCCGGAGGATACAGCGACCATT